Proteins co-encoded in one Salvia splendens isolate huo1 chromosome 4, SspV2, whole genome shotgun sequence genomic window:
- the LOC121797997 gene encoding chaperonin 60 subunit beta 4, chloroplastic-like has protein sequence MGCSFKPLPAAFTNQPLLTKIAKKPSISSALNAKPPKKDLYFNHDGSATQKLLAGVNKVAELIGVTMGPKGRNVVLQNKYGPPKIVNDGETVLKQIELDDPLENVGVKLVRQAGARTNALAGDGCTTSIVLARGLIAEGVKVVAAGLNPVRVSRGIEKTARALVAELKLLSKEVEDHELAHVAAVSAGNDYAVGDMIADALRQVGREGVVTIEKGNYAESKLEIVEGMQFDRGYMSPYFVTDRRKRIVEFHDCKLLLVDKKITHPKELFKILDNAVKEKYPILIVAEGIEQEALTPVIRNKLRGVLKAAAIKAPAFGERKSHCLDDLAVLTGGTVIRDEMGFTLENARVDMLGSASKVTITKDSTLIVTDGATNEALKERVRQLQRLVENTSEEFQKKILKERIARLSGSIALLQVGAKTVVELKDKQLRVEDAVNATKAAVEEGVVVGGGCCLLRLSTKIDKIREQLDNEEQKIGADIFKKALSYPARQIAKNAGVNGNTVINKVLSSDDVRFGYNAASNTYEDLMAAGILDPSKVVRCCLENAASVAKAFLIADAVVVEIKEPFTPRMMTKPKPMPTSGVGPFSQD, from the exons ATGGGATGTTCATTCAAGCCATTGCCTGCTGCCTTCACCAACCAACCACTGCTCACTAAAATTGCCAAGAAACCTTCAATTTCCTCTGCCTTGAATGCCAAACCGCCAAAAAAGGATTTGTACTTCAACCATGATGGTTCTGCCACTCAAAAACTATTG GCAGGGGTTAATAAGGTTGCAGAGCTTATTGGAGTGACAATGGGGCCTAAGGGGAGGAATGTGGTGTTGCAGAACAAATATGGACCTCCCAAGATTGTCAACGATGGTGAAACTGTGCTTAAACAG ATTGAGCTGGATGATCCTCTAGAAAATGTTGGAGTGAAACTGGTGAGGCAAGCTGGCGCTAGAACGAATGCTCTTGCTGGTGATGGTTGCACGACGTCCATAGTTCTAGCGCGAGGCCTCATTGCAGAGGGTGTTAAG GTCGTTGCAGCCGGCTTGAATCCGGTTCGGGTTTCACGAGGGATTGAGAAAACAGCAAGAGCCCTTGTTGCTGAACTCAAATTGTTGTCTAAAGAG GTTGAGGACCATGAACTTGCACATGTTGCTGCTGTGAGTGCTGGGAATGACTACGCTGTCGGAGACATGATTGCTGATGCTCTTCGCCAAGTAGGACGAGAGGGTGTTGTCACCATTGAGAAAGGGAACTATGCGGAGAGCAAGCTAGAGATAGTCGAAGGGATGCAATTTGATCGTGGCTACATGTCTCCTTATTTTGTCACTGATCGACGGAAGAGGATAGTGGAGTTTCATGATTGCAAA TTGCTGTTAGTAGACAAGAAGATCACACATCCAAAGGAGCTGTTCAAGATTCTTGACAATGCAGTGAAGGAAAAGTACCCGATTCTCATTGTTGCAGAGGGGATCGAGCAGGAAGCTCTGACTCCGGTCATCAGGAACAAACTGAGAGGGGTGCTCAAGGCAGCAGCCATCAAAGCTCCTGCCTTTGGCGAGCGCAAGAGCCACTGCTTGGATGACCTTGCTGTCTTAACCGGAG GCACTGTGATCAGAGACGAGATGGGGTTCACGCTTGAAAATGCACGCGTAGATATGCTGGGATCTGCTTCAAAAGTCACAATTACTAAGGATTCAACCTTGATAGTGACTGATGGAGCTACTAATGAAGCCCTGAAGGAAAGAGTAAGGCAGCTGCAGCGGCTCGTGGAG AACACTAGTGAAGAGTTTCAAAAGAAGATTTTGAAGGAACGAATAGCCCGATTATCAGGCAGCATAGCACTGCTTCAGGTCGGAGCAAAAACAGTCGTTGAGTTGAAGGACAAACAGCTGAGAGTTGAAGATGCAGTGAATGCAACAAAG GCCGCGGTTGAGGAAGGCGTAGTCGTTGGTGGTGGCTGCTGCCTATTAAGGCTGTCCACAAAGATTGATAAAATCAGAGAGCAATTAGACAATGAAGAGCAAAAG ATTGGAGCTGACATTTTCAAGAAAGCATTGTCTTATCCTGCAAGACAGATTGCCAAAAACGCCGGTGTAAACGGAAACACTGTCATCAACAAG GTTCTATCGTCGGATGATGTGAGATTCGGGTACAATGCTGCAAGCAACACGTACGAAGATCTCATGGCTGCCGGCATCCTAGACCCTTCAAAG GTTGTTAGGTGTTGCTTAGAGAATGCTGCATCGGTTGCAAAGGCGTTCTTGATAGCTGATGCGGTTGTTGTTGAAATCAAAGAGCCATTTACGCCGAGAATGATgacaaaaccaaaaccaatgCCAACTTCAG GTGTTGGACCCTTTAGCCAAGATTAA
- the LOC121797998 gene encoding basic leucine zipper 43-like has product MHSHLLISTNKNHYITPKQQTKPTKSTMIQSEFQEMNYFTSAVESLPSFPACSFGLNQSSNLFLTNLQPSIHTRMHELSPNSTSNSTSDEGDDQQQHQVIDERKQRRMISNRESARRSRMRKQRHLDELWSQVLHLRTENHSLIEKLNHVSESHERAVQENAKLKEEASDLRQLLTDIQITNSYSIFRDLDDIPCNTAYLRAESSDQSVTTTSTNLLH; this is encoded by the coding sequence ATGCATTCCCATCTTCTAATCTCAACAAACAAAAATCATTACATCACACCAAAGCAGCAAACAAAACCAACCAAATCAACCATGATCCAATCAGAATTCCAAGAAATGAACTACTTCACCTCAGCAGTAGAAAGCCTACCTTCTTTCCCAGCCTGCAGCTTTGGCCTCAACCAAAGCAGCAACCTTTTCTTGACAAACCTGCAGCCGAGCATCCACACCCGGATGCACGAGCTGAGCCCGAACTCAACGAGCAATTCGACCTCTGACGAGGGCGATGATCAGCAGCAGCATCAGGTGATCGATGAGAGGAAGCAGAGGAGGATGATATCCAACAGGGAGTCTGCGAGGAGGTCGAGGATGAGGAAGCAGAGGCACCTCGACGAGCTGTGGTCTCAGGTCCTCCACCTCCGGACCGAGAACCACAGCCTCATCGAGAAGCTGAACCACGTGTCCGAGAGCCACGAGAGAGCCGTGCAGGAGAATGCTAAGCTCAAGGAAGAAGCCTCTGATCTCAGGCAACTCCTCACAGATATTCAAATCACCAACTCCTACTCCATTTTCAGAGATCTTGATGACATTCCTTGCAACACGGCTTATCTCAGGGCCGAATCTTCCGACCAGTCTGTTACTACTACTTCCACCAACCTGCTTCACTAG